GAATTTTTATCGACCCCTTCAAGAAAAAGTGCACCACCTCAGATGCAAAGAGATCGGGAATGTTTGCTAGAAAAAGTTACTACGCAAGGAATATTAATGGGTTATCATGGCACAAGGGTAGATAAACAAGGGATGTTATTTGAAATAAAGAACGGGATGATTTGGAACTTAATAAGTAAATCAGGTGAAACAATTGGAATGGCAGCACTGATTTGCAAATCGGAAACATAAATCATTCTATTAAAACTTGTTCATCGCTACTGTAATCCTAACATCGTGCTTTCTTAACATAAACTCCCTTTTAATCGTTAAACCTGCTGACATTGCCGGTCTAGCGATATTTTTTTGTTTTCAAATACAAAAAACGCCCGCTAAAAAGAGGACGTTTTAACACATATATTCTTATTTCCGCCAAAATGTTTCGCAATCGGCTTTATCTGATATGTTGAACTCGATTAGATCTTTCAGCAAATCATAATTCACCGGTTTATCCCACGGGAAGCGGATTAAATTCGCAGTGTTTGTGTAGCCAGCTGCCTTGATGGCTTCTGAGAAACGAGTGATAACAACTGCTTCAGGAGATACGGCAAAGTTGTTCTTAGCAACGCTGAATCCAATAATAAACGTATCATGGTCGGTAAACATGGGTTGATTCCATGCAATTTTTGAATTTAAGTTGGGGAATTCTTCTTTTATCCAATTAAAAACATCTTCCAGTTGCGCGCGATGTTCAGGATTGTCTATTTTTACTAAAAAGTCTGATATTGTTTCCATACTTGATTCCTCCAGTCGATTTTAAAGCTATAAGTCTATTCTAGCGTAAATGCTTGAAAATACAAGGAAGAAGTATGGCGCACCATTCAACATAATAGGTGCGCCATACTTCTTATTTATTGTTTCTCTTTCCCCATCACGATATTCGTATAGGTATTCACAGTCAATATATAGTAAATTGCAAACATCAAGGTGTAGAGGCCAGTACTTAGAAGAACCGGTAAAGTTAGATCCATTTGCAGCATTCCTGATAGGGCAATAAGTGCCACCGAACTATGCGCAATACCAAGAACGAGCGGTACGAGGAAAATCACCAGTACTTGTTTTGCAATCGTTTTGCGAATTTCTTTGCGATCTAAACCGATTTTTTTCAAGATATCATAAGTTGCGACGTCATTATAGGCTTCGGTTAGCTGTTTGAAGTAAATGATACTTCCCGTTGCTGCAAGGAATACGAGACCGATGAACATACCGATGAAAAGTAGGACACCAATCGTGCTCATTCCTGCTTCATAGCCTTGAGGGAAACTAACAAATCCAGCATCCTCAGGCAGCACTTTCGCCATTTGTTCGCCTAGTGCGACGGCGTCTTTTGGATTATCTACCATAATCGATTGGATTGTGCGTGCTTTTTGACTAGAAATTGTGTTAGCGACATCATCAGAAACGATAATCAAACCAAAAATACTGCTAAAAGGGGATTGTTTCAGTGCATCTTTCACGGTCACTTTTTGTTTCGTACTATTTTGCAAAGTGAAGTTTTGATTTTTTAACGTTTTGGCAGTTTCTTCAGAGTAAAGTGATGCTGGCGCGATCAAAATCGCTTCATCATCGTTTAAATCTGCTTTTTCGCTATCTGTGTTGTCTTCTAGTTTTAAAAGCTTGTTATAAGCGGTTTGACCAATCACGGAAAAGCCTTCTTCTGGACTATATTCCACCGGCATTTCGCGATCACTCGTTGCTTTCACATGATTTACAGTAGTCTCCAGGTGACCGGTCATCGGTGTTTTGGTGTTCTTTTCAGCAAGTCCTAGCGCTTTTTGATTGCTCGCATTATCAACGACAGTATATTCAAAAGTGGCGGGATAACTTGCATTGGCATCCTTATTAACATTGTAATAAAGGCTGCCGATCGCGCCAATTGCGGTAAGCGTTGTAGCACTCAAAATCGCAATAACAGCAAGCGTTCTGGCGTTAGAAGCAATCCGAAAAGCAAGCTGAGAATTACTAATAATATTCGTGCCCTTATAGAAAATTCGTTTATTTTTGCGAATCTGATTAAGCAAGAATGGTAAGAAATTGCTGAGTAAAAGCACTGTTCCTAGTATAACGGATACTAAGATA
The sequence above is drawn from the Listeria weihenstephanensis genome and encodes:
- a CDS encoding MEKHLA domain-containing protein, whose product is MYEDERYQMLRLIEQSYEHWTSKKLPTPSIMEEERLRWLDEQSPYGLLVQNNNEEPLFIYANKQAQIIFGYSLEEFLSTPSRKSAPPQMQRDRECLLEKVTTQGILMGYHGTRVDKQGMLFEIKNGMIWNLISKSGETIGMAALICKSET
- a CDS encoding iron chaperone, coding for METISDFLVKIDNPEHRAQLEDVFNWIKEEFPNLNSKIAWNQPMFTDHDTFIIGFSVAKNNFAVSPEAVVITRFSEAIKAAGYTNTANLIRFPWDKPVNYDLLKDLIEFNISDKADCETFWRK
- a CDS encoding ABC transporter permease, whose translation is MTLFDLAKKNIKHNFIHYFLYFASMIFSIMIYYTFVSLAQDPAVVARIDKSAKLSTVFDASSIVLIIFVAIFILYSNHFFTRKRKKEIGIYSLLGLRKKEIGKMLFYENFLMGIGALVIGIGLGTLLSKFFVMVLLRVMNFGGVSNFVFSLDAVINTVIIFVIITLITSFTGYRIIYRTTLLDLFHSESKREKTPKSNPVLAILSILLIAFGYFIALQPVNAISIWGRIGFGPGALVILVSVILGTVLLLSNFLPFLLNQIRKNKRIFYKGTNIISNSQLAFRIASNARTLAVIAILSATTLTAIGAIGSLYYNVNKDANASYPATFEYTVVDNASNQKALGLAEKNTKTPMTGHLETTVNHVKATSDREMPVEYSPEEGFSVIGQTAYNKLLKLEDNTDSEKADLNDDEAILIAPASLYSEETAKTLKNQNFTLQNSTKQKVTVKDALKQSPFSSIFGLIIVSDDVANTISSQKARTIQSIMVDNPKDAVALGEQMAKVLPEDAGFVSFPQGYEAGMSTIGVLLFIGMFIGLVFLAATGSIIYFKQLTEAYNDVATYDILKKIGLDRKEIRKTIAKQVLVIFLVPLVLGIAHSSVALIALSGMLQMDLTLPVLLSTGLYTLMFAIYYILTVNTYTNIVMGKEKQ